ACGACCTTCCCTAGCCTTCCAGTAGTATTTCAAAAAATGCTTAGATATTGGCGacacagaaaaagaagaataaagctTCTCACCCAACTCAGCCGCCCCTAAAAAATGTGAAGGGGCGAAGATGAGCTGAGAAAACCCCTTAGGTTTGAGCTGATGGGTAAAACAAGCACCACCTGAGCTGCTAGGCAAAGAGGTAGAGGTACTGAAAGAACCAAACCCAACAACAGAGCTTACCAGAGCTGGAGGAGCATCTAGAGCCGCCGAAGACAACATCTTCGGTGACAGCAATGGGGGAAAGACAAACCGTGATGATGTAGAATCACCCCCAGAAGTCGATAAACCCAGAACCACCCCAGAAACAGCCGCCGAAGTCGTCTCTAGCCGATGAGAACTCCCATGGGCAACCGTCAGACATTGCAAACATTTCGCAGAAACGACCGTTTTAGGGTCCGACACAGGACCCTTAACCTCAGAGACTTCCATCGTCTGATTCGTTTCTTTGAATTTGGGTTTAGGCATGAACCGGCCCAAACGAAATCCTTTG
This DNA window, taken from Alnus glutinosa chromosome 5, dhAlnGlut1.1, whole genome shotgun sequence, encodes the following:
- the LOC133869713 gene encoding uncharacterized protein LOC133869713 → MPKPKFKETNQTMEVSEVKGPVSDPKTVVSAKCLQCLTVAHGSSHRLETTSAAVSGVVLGLSTSGGDSTSSRFVFPPLLSPKMLSSAALDAPPALDIGIWMQKQKQTEEEHSEKFQELQ